Proteins encoded in a region of the Streptomyces sp. NBC_01471 genome:
- a CDS encoding putative leader peptide, giving the protein MLRTALLTTRGHIDLLRVASAACCRGC; this is encoded by the coding sequence ATGTTGCGTACAGCTCTGCTCACCACGCGCGGTCACATCGACCTGCTGCGGGTGGCTTCCGCCGCGTGTTGTCGCGGCTGCTGA